In Sorghum bicolor cultivar BTx623 chromosome 10, Sorghum_bicolor_NCBIv3, whole genome shotgun sequence, one genomic interval encodes:
- the LOC8073749 gene encoding uncharacterized protein LOC8073749 isoform X2 has translation MTPETGGHASAEEEPPPRPKGILERMHKYLLLLAILAATVTYNAGLSPPGGVWADDADGHLAGDPVLQAHYAARYNVFFYCNATAFVASLVIIMLLLSSTFSFHGYRVRALQAAMVLDLLGLMGAFTAGSCRKVRTSAYIVALACACVAYLVAHLLLHFWVRSSRCPSTRREVTELLNLHRLCPCCCCCCGRSDDGGAAAQDAPRGTTRARV, from the exons ATGACGCCGGAGACGGGAGGACACGCttcagcggaggaggagccaccgCCGCGGCCCAAGGGCATCCTGGAACGGATGCACAAGTACCTCCTCCTGCTTGCCATCCTCGCCGCCACGGTCACCTACAACGCCGGCCTCAGCCCCCCCGGCGGAGTCTGGGCTGACGACGCCGATGGCCACCTCGCCGGCGACCCCGTCCTGCAG GCACACTACGCGGCGCGGTACAACGTGTTCTTCTACTGCAACGCGACGGCGTTCGTGGCGTCGCTGGTGATCATCATGCTGCTGCTGAGCAGCACCTTCAGCTTCCACGGGTACCGCGTCCGCGCGCTGCAGGCGGCCATGGTGCTGGACCTGCTGGGGCTCATGGGCGCCTTCACGGCGGGGAGCTGCCGGAAGGTCAGGACGTCGGCGTACatcgtggcgctcgcctgcgccTGCGTCGCCTACCTCGTCGCGCACCTGCTGCTGCACTTCTGGGTCCGGAGCAGCCGCTGCCCGTCCACCCGCCGGGAGGTCACCGAGCTGCTCAACCTGCATCGCCTCTGcccctgttgctgctgctgctgtggccGGAGTGACGACGGCGGCGCTGCCGCGCAAGATGCTCCCAGAGGGACGACACGCGCACGCGTGTGA
- the LOC8076402 gene encoding uncharacterized protein LOC8076402, which yields MSCPINVEEAQGSRAISVADSAPGDTTLEISATGKRGIPVLVAPAPLHSQRDCDGRARRGGATAEEMMGSMGFQGFLLLEARDDDDPVAQRKKWFREMRGWLMVLATVAASVTYQAGLNPPGGFWQDDNEHHHAGNPVLRDKHWSRYMIFYYLNATAFVTSLVIMVLLMSERFYHTEAKVVALMLTTCIDLISLIGAYIAGTTRFFSSCIYIIVIACVAFAGVIYIGEVMAEICKFFMRNMPCMLQLVQSRWFPVPAEVVRSLQQQPEERISQTRTTARNNQRGGCCACCAPRAEG from the exons ATGTCTTGTCCGATCAATGTCGAGGAAGCACAGGGAAGTCGAGCCATCAGCGTGGCCGACTCTGCTCCGGGCGACACGACCCTGGAGATCAGTGCGACGGGGAAGCGCGGCATCCCGGTGTtggtggcgccggcgccgctgcACAGCCAGAGAGACTGTGATGGCCGAGCCCGCCGCGGTGGCGCCACTGCAGAGGAGATGATGGGCAGCATGGGGTTCCAGGGCTTCCTCCTCCTGGAGGCGAGGGACGACGACGACCCGGTGGCGCAGCGCAAGAAGTGGTTCAGGGAGATGCGCGGGTGGCTGATGGTGCTGGCCACCGTCGCGGCGTCGGTGACCTACCAGGCCGGCCTGAACCCGCCCGGCGGGTTCTGGCAGGACGACAACGAGCACCACCACGCCGGCAACCCGGTGCTCCGGGACAAGCACTGGTCGCGGTACATGATCTTCTACTACTTGAACGCCACGGCGTTCGTGACGTCGCTCGTGATCATGGTGCTGCTGATGAGCGAGCGGTTCTACCACACGGAGGCCAAGGTGGTGGCGCTCATGCTCACCACCTGCATCGACCTCATCAGCCTCATCGGCGCCTACATCGCCGGCACCACCCGCTTCTTCTCCTCCTGCATCTACATCATCGTCATCGCCTGCGTTGCCTTTGCCGGGGTCATCTACATCGGAGA GGTGATGGCTGAAATATGCAAGTTCTTCATGAGAAATATGCCTTGCATGCTCCAGCTGGTGCAGAGCAGGTGGTTCCCGGTGCCGGCTGAGGTGGTGAGGAGTCTGCAGCAGCAGCCCGAGGAGCGCATTAGCCAGACGAGAACGACGGCGAGGAACAATCAGCGCGGTGGCTGCTGCGCCTGCTGTGCGCCGCGTGCGGAGGGCTGA
- the LOC8073749 gene encoding uncharacterized protein LOC8073749 isoform X1, whose translation MAPNQMTPETGGHASAEEEPPPRPKGILERMHKYLLLLAILAATVTYNAGLSPPGGVWADDADGHLAGDPVLQAHYAARYNVFFYCNATAFVASLVIIMLLLSSTFSFHGYRVRALQAAMVLDLLGLMGAFTAGSCRKVRTSAYIVALACACVAYLVAHLLLHFWVRSSRCPSTRREVTELLNLHRLCPCCCCCCGRSDDGGAAAQDAPRGTTRARV comes from the exons ATGGCTCCAAATCAGATGACGCCGGAGACGGGAGGACACGCttcagcggaggaggagccaccgCCGCGGCCCAAGGGCATCCTGGAACGGATGCACAAGTACCTCCTCCTGCTTGCCATCCTCGCCGCCACGGTCACCTACAACGCCGGCCTCAGCCCCCCCGGCGGAGTCTGGGCTGACGACGCCGATGGCCACCTCGCCGGCGACCCCGTCCTGCAG GCACACTACGCGGCGCGGTACAACGTGTTCTTCTACTGCAACGCGACGGCGTTCGTGGCGTCGCTGGTGATCATCATGCTGCTGCTGAGCAGCACCTTCAGCTTCCACGGGTACCGCGTCCGCGCGCTGCAGGCGGCCATGGTGCTGGACCTGCTGGGGCTCATGGGCGCCTTCACGGCGGGGAGCTGCCGGAAGGTCAGGACGTCGGCGTACatcgtggcgctcgcctgcgccTGCGTCGCCTACCTCGTCGCGCACCTGCTGCTGCACTTCTGGGTCCGGAGCAGCCGCTGCCCGTCCACCCGCCGGGAGGTCACCGAGCTGCTCAACCTGCATCGCCTCTGcccctgttgctgctgctgctgtggccGGAGTGACGACGGCGGCGCTGCCGCGCAAGATGCTCCCAGAGGGACGACACGCGCACGCGTGTGA